The following proteins come from a genomic window of Dreissena polymorpha isolate Duluth1 chromosome 1, UMN_Dpol_1.0, whole genome shotgun sequence:
- the LOC127864943 gene encoding uncharacterized protein LOC127864943: MAKTRIDTSRHQRRAQRRLALTPVVIDENQDIAAANALLKLGSNSPKFVEKGTDPGPDPKDARLKELETQVNYLEFNYSSLQQEYQRLLEENRTLKQELGEKKFTHTNLKNNEIKTLTGLPSCAVFMWILTLVSLGFKKIGNLNNGDQLLLVLMKLKLNLTNADLAIRFNICPTQVSKFFSNCVPIISTKLKFLIRWPGKGTILKNMPKSFQLKYKKCRVIIDCSEIFIQRPSNLDTRAKTYSNYKHHNTLKFLVGITSYGAISFLSKCWGGRVSDKEITAKCGFYEKLENGDRVLADRGFLISEELAVRGASLAIPPFTKGKKQLGHREVEVARRLSRVRIHVERAIERIKNFQILKHTLPISLIKHADDILQICGALTNLQPKLVK, encoded by the exons ATGGCTAAAACACGTATCGACACTTCAAGGCATCAGAGACGTGCACAGCGCAGACTTGCCCTAACACCGGTAGTGATAGATGAAAACCAAGACATTGCAGCTGCGAATGCTTTGCTCAAGCTTGGTTCTAACAGTCCAAAGTTCGTTGAAAAAG GAACTGACCCAGGTCCAGATCCAAAAGATGCCAGACTGAAAGAACTGGAGACCCAAGTCAATTATCTGGAATTCAATTACAGCTCTCTGCAGCAAGAATACCAGAGACTGCTGGAAGAAAATAGAACATTAAAACAAGAACTAGGGGAGAAAAAATTCACGCACACAAatcttaaaaataatgaaataaagacACTGACTGGTTTGCCATCATGTGCAGTTTTCATGTGGATTCTGACGTTAGTCAGCCTTGGCTTTAAAAAAATAGGAAATTTGAACAATGGTGATCAACTCCTGCTTGTGTTGAtgaaactcaaactgaacttgaCAAACGCTGATCTTGCTATAAGATTCAACATATGCCCAACGCAAGTTTCCaaatttttttcaaactgtgtgcCGATAATTTCCACAAAGTTGAAATTTTTGATAAGATGGCCTGGCAAGGGAACTATTCTCAAAAACATGCCGAAGTCATTCCAATTGAAATACAAGAAGTGTAGAGTGATAATAGACTGTAGTGAAATATTTATTCAAAGGCCTTCCAATCTTGATACGCGAGCAAAGACCTATTCAAATTACAAACACCATAATACGCTCAAGTTTTTGGTAGGAATTACTTCGTATGGAGCAATAAGTTTCTTATCAAAGTGTTGGGGTGGCCGCGTATCTGACAAGGAAATAACTGCCAAATGTGGATTTTACGAAAAACTGGAGAATGGGGACCGAGTACTGGCAGATAGAGGCTTCTTAATTTCCGAGGAGTTGGCTGTGCGTGGGGCTTCATTAGCAATTCCACCGTTCACAAAGGGCAAGAAGCAGCTGGGACACAGGGAGGTGGAGGTGGCAAGACGCTTATCCCGTGTGAGGATCCACGTTGAACGGGCTATAGAGCGCATAAAGAACTTCCAAATTCTTAAACATACTTTGCCCATATCGCTGATAAAGCATGCTGATGACATTCTTCAGATCTGTGGTGCTCTGACAAATCTGCAGCCCaaattagttaaataa
- the LOC127860420 gene encoding uncharacterized protein LOC127860420, which yields MRINWRAKNALPLVNCQHNNGISTGEACSHVAALLFKVEAAVKLDLTNPSKTSAACVWNRYYREKVAAEPLSEMNFSQPKHGKVPKRKARTAPDTDSDDDFDDEAALRALKRLCPNACVLTKDDSDTDTASDDEDMPPLLIREHSISGQLTEDALAAECRAFLRDFTVTPTQASNLEKMTRNQSESGLWKRQRLGRITASNAHDVKTRKEGTKSDALMKRIMDSDKTDISGLQSVRFGIVNEKKAKKQYNDIMAKEHDNFVLRDSGLVIDTTFPVFAASPDGVRTCLCHGEGLVEVKCSYKHRDVCVKDIPDIDPSFYLGKENLTLKEGHRHYTQIQFQMFVCQKQFCDFVVYTNKGVFVQTVYYDSTFVKDLIDRCTTYAMSELVPAIIMKKMERGDNE from the exons atgcgcattaaCTGGAGGGCAAAAAACGCGCTTCCGCTTGTAAACTGTCAACACAACAATGGAATCAG CACCGGAGAGGCTTGCAGTCATGTCGCAGCTCTGTTGTTTAAAGTGGAAGCTGCGGTGAAGCTAGACCTGACCAACCCATCCAAAACCAGTGCTGCCTGTGTCTGGAACCGTTACTACAGAGAGAAG GTAGCTGCAGAACCTTTGAGTGAGATGAATTTCAGCCAACCAAAGCACGGCAAAGTCCCCAAGAGAAAAGCCAGAACCGCGCCAGACACAGACTCTGATGACGACTTTGACGACGAAGCTGCCCTGCGTGCTCTAAAACGCCTTTGTCCAAATGCATGTGTCCTTACAAAAGACGACTCTGACACTGATACTGCATCAGATGACGAAGATATGCCCCCA TTACTTATTAGAGAGCACAGCATCAGTGGACAGCTAACCGAGGACGCATTGGCCGCAGAATGCAGAGCTTTCTTGCGAGATTTTACTGTCACTCCGACACAAGCCAGCAACCTCGAAAAAATGACCAGGAACCAGTCGGAAAGTGGATTATGGAAGCGACAACGTCTTGGTCGCATAACGGCATCTAATGCTCATGATGTTAAAACCAGGAAAGAGGGAACTAAGTCTGATGCCTTGATGAAAAGGATCATGGACAGTGACAAAACAGACATCAGTGGATTACAAAGTGTTAGGTTTGGAATAGTTAACGAAAAAAAAGCAAAGAAACAGTACAATGACATAATGGCGAAAGAACATGACAATTTTGTGTTGCGGGACAGTGGACTAGTGATAGACACCACATTTCCCGTGTTTGCGGCATCACCCGATGGTGTAAGAACTTGCCTATGTCACGGGGAAGGACTTGTTGAAGTGAAATGCTCATACAAGCATCGCGATGTGTGTGTTAAGGACATTCCAGACATAGATCCTTCATTTTACCTCGGAAAGGAAAATTTAACTTTGAAGGAGGGTCACCGCCACTACACACAAATTCAGTTTCAAATGTTTGTGTGCCAGAAACAATTTTGTGACTTTGTTGTTTATACAAATAAGGGTGTATTTGTTCAGACAGTCTATTATGACAGCACTTTTGTGAAAGACCTTATAGACAGATGTACAACATATGCCATGTCAGAACTAGTTCCAGCAATTATCATGAAAAAAATGGAACGTGGTGACAATGAATGA